GCGTGGTGCCCGAGTTCCGGGATCAACTGTCTCATCGGTCCCGGCGACAGCGGAAAGTCATCCATACTCGACGCTATCGATCTCTGCCTCGGCGCACGGCGGAACCTGCAGTTCACTGATGCTGATTTTTATCAGTTGGACGTCGCAACCCCCATCGTCATCTCAGTGACTATTGGCGAACTCGATGACAGCCTAAAGAACTTCGAAGCCTATGGCATGTACGTCAGAGGCTTTGACCCGCTCTCCGGAACGATCGAAGACGAGCCGGAGAAGGACGCCGAAACCGTGTTAACGGTCAGGCTCACAGTCGCAAGCGACCTAGAGCCCACATGGAAATTGGTCTCTGAGCGAGCCGAAGCACAGGGGCTGGAGCGGAGTCTCAGTTGGGGTGATCGCGTTCGACTTGCGCCCACGCGCATCGGTGTGATGGCTGATTACCACCTCGGCTGGCGACGCGGTTCAGTGTTGAACCGCGTTTCGGAGCAACGCGCTGACGCATCGGCCGCCCTCGCAAAAGCCGCGCGCGACGCCCGCGCGGCCTTCGGCAACGAAGTGCAGGGCCAGCTCGACGAAACGTTGAGAATCGTCGCAACCACGGCGAAAGAGCTTGGCATTCCGATTGGCGAGAACATCAAGGCCATGCTGGATGCTCACTCGGTGTCCTTTGGCGGTGGAACCATCTCATTGCACGATGAAGAGGGCATACCGCTAAGAGGAATGGGTACTGGGTCGACCCGACTGCTCATTGCGGGCCTTCAACGAAAGGCCGCGGCGCATTCGAGGACGATCTTGATTGACGAGCTCGAGCATGGGCTTGAACCGCACCGAATCATCCGCCTTCTTGGCTCGCTTGGCGCCAAGGAAACCCCGCCTCCGCTTCAAGTCTTCATGACGACTCACTCGCCTGTCGCGCTACAGGAGTTGACCGGGAGTCAGCTGTTCGTCACGCGACCGTCAGCCGGCAAGCACGACGTGCTCGCCGTCGGCGCGGCGGATGACATCCAAAGCACGATCCGCCTTTACCCCGACGCCTTTCTCGCCCTGTCGGTCATCGTGTGCGAAGGTGCGAGCGAGGTCGGGCTAGTGCGGGGCCTTGATCAGTATCGAACAGCCAACGGCCACCGCGCCATCTTTGCCCGAGGGACGACCCTGGTCGACTGCGGCGGTGGTGAGGCTGATAGGCCGTTCAAACGTGCCGCCGCTCTCCGTGCTTTGGGATATCGCGTCGCCGTCGTCAGGGACGACGACCAGAAGCCGACCGAAGGTGTAGAAGCGGCGCTTGTGGCAGACGGCGGCGACGTGTTCACTTGGCGCAACGGGCGGACGCTGGAGGATGAGCTGTTCTCAAGCTTGTCAGAGGCTGCCGTTATCAAGCTAATCGATCGCGCCGTCGAGCTGCACGGCAATGAATTGATCAACGATCACATTAGATCAGCCTCGAAGAACTCAAAGGATCTGAACGCCATTCAAGTGGAGCAGCTGATCGACGGCATCACGATGGAAAGTCGTCTGATTCTCGGCAAAGCTGCGAGAACAAGGAAAGCGGGGTGGTTCAAGTCCGTGACCTGGATGGAGGAAGTCGCCCGGGACATCGTCGGCCCGGACCTGGCGAACACGGAAGCGGGATTCAGGGCACTCCTTGAAGCGATCTTCACGTGGGCAGGT
This DNA window, taken from Thauera sp. K11, encodes the following:
- a CDS encoding ATP-dependent nuclease — its product is MEIRHFRGIRELAWCPSSGINCLIGPGDSGKSSILDAIDLCLGARRNLQFTDADFYQLDVATPIVISVTIGELDDSLKNFEAYGMYVRGFDPLSGTIEDEPEKDAETVLTVRLTVASDLEPTWKLVSERAEAQGLERSLSWGDRVRLAPTRIGVMADYHLGWRRGSVLNRVSEQRADASAALAKAARDARAAFGNEVQGQLDETLRIVATTAKELGIPIGENIKAMLDAHSVSFGGGTISLHDEEGIPLRGMGTGSTRLLIAGLQRKAAAHSRTILIDELEHGLEPHRIIRLLGSLGAKETPPPLQVFMTTHSPVALQELTGSQLFVTRPSAGKHDVLAVGAADDIQSTIRLYPDAFLALSVIVCEGASEVGLVRGLDQYRTANGHRAIFARGTTLVDCGGGEADRPFKRAAALRALGYRVAVVRDDDQKPTEGVEAALVADGGDVFTWRNGRTLEDELFSSLSEAAVIKLIDRAVELHGNELINDHIRSASKNSKDLNAIQVEQLIDGITMESRLILGKAARTRKAGWFKSVTWMEEVARDIVGPDLANTEAGFRALLEAIFTWAGNASE